gaagagaggaacACCAAGCTGATGCTGCAGATCCTAGAGGCAAATGACTCTGATGTTTTGTTCTCCTTCGGGATTCATCCTCGAGATGCACTTTTGAGAATGGGTTACTTCTAGGCTCCCGGGCGAGACTGTTGATAAGTGGTCGTGATGAGGAGAAAATGAGTTCAGGTACCAGCCCTATAGTTAATGTCATCTCTCAATCGATTTGATGCACCCACTGCGTTGTCAGGTCTCTCTAAACAAATGGCTAGCCCGCGTGCAATATGCTGCAATCATATCAGTAAATCGGCCCTTGCTACTTTGTCGAAACGTGACCTTGTCAACCAATGTCTGCTGATCCATTGAAGGCCTACCTGTGATATCCGCTGCACTCTTCTACATTCAATAACATCCACGTTCTCTCTGTTCCAACTCCAAATAACTCTCAAGTATTCACGTATTTCATTCTCACATATCACAAGATGAGCAAAACAAGTCGCTTATCCACATAACCGAGCGCAGACATCATTTGTGCTGCCTTATATTAGGAGTTGCAGCAAGCCTCTCACTGAACCACTAAATCGGAAGGGTCTTTTCTATTTCAACCCTAACCCATACCATAGGTCTTCCAGATATACGGTTATTCGGATGTATAAGTCAGAGTACTGATGAGGACTTGTTGAAGGTCCCGTAAACAGCAGATCAGACAGCAGTGGGCATACAGCAACGTTTCAGATCTTGGTGAACACCCCCATTTTTAGCCAGCCATACCAGCTACTTCAGATTTATATAGAGAAAGGGCCAAAGGTATGTTCAATAAATGCCATGTTGAGTTGGTCGCCAAGTCAATTGGTGTGTTGAGCATACATGCCTTGCAGGTAAGATGCCGCCAGTTATGCCCTTTCCTCAATGTCCTTCTCACTTAACCAACACCTCAACTCATTCACCACTATTTACATAAATACACTGAAACGGTGAGCACAGTCAGGAGAAGCTGTTCCAAGGCAGCAACATAGAAACTAACTCTTGAGCTCCCAGTCAACCTAGCAATGCCACCCTCAAGTGAGCATATCAACGTCAGGTCCAAACCAAGGTGTATCAATGGAAAATGTTTGATTGAGTATAGTCTCGTTGCTGATGTACATACAACGCATCCCGCATCAACGCTTACGCAGACACATATGGCTGTTTGTTTCCTCCAAAAGTCTCCTCTCGCTTTCATCCATAGGTAGCGCTTCCTTTGTTGTTGACCTCCAAAAACCACTCATCAGTCAATTATTCATAGCAGCAAAAAAACAAAGCCGTCCGAAGGAAAAGCAAAGTGAAAATATGAACAAGAGCCTCAAGCCTAGGCAAGAAAACCGACATCTGAGTGTGCAACATTCTCCATGCCATGATGAATTCCCTTCTCTCATCCATGCAATTCATGGCCATCTCTGATAGAAGCAAATGAAGAGAAGAGCCACGATCCCCCTGATTTTCCGAGTCCATCCTTTCTGTTGTAAACGCCGTGTTCCGTATGTAGCTGCTTGCCGAGCGCCGGGGTTAGATTGATACTGTACAACCGACTCTGTGTCGAGTGTGGATACATCTCACGCCGACAGACCGAGATGCTTGTCGGCTttggccttgtcggcttCAATCTCGACACCCAGCGTGTGGGCGACACAGCTGCTCGACACATCCTTGCCCATGTACTTCTTGAGGATGGTGTCAAAGTCCGTCTCCGCCACCACAGGGCCAGTACCGGAgcacttggccttcttggtgaGCTCGGAGCAAAGGCCGTCCAGGTCAAACTCGCCGTTCTGGGCCTTGGGGCAAGCTTGAAGTTTCTCCCTGCAACATGGGTCAGACAATGAAAAACTGCGATAGTGTGGTGGCGTCACATACCAGAGCTGATTGCAATTCATATTTTGCTTCTTCAGAGGCTCATCATCAATAGAGTTCTGCTGGGCATCAATCTGGTCAATGAGGTTTGGAGCCTTCTTGGGCTGGGCGTTGAGCTTGGAGGCAGGGCTAGTGGGCGCCATGTTGTATGGAACGAAAAAGTCGGTGTCGAGGGCGTCGTTGAAGAAGTCGTCAAACGAGGGGTTTGACAGAACATTATCCTGAGGCTCACGGTAATCACCAAAGAGCTGTGGATCAAACTGGCCGCCATTTTGCTGGGCAAGCCAGTCGAAGTTGGTGCTGCTCAAGTCGACATTCGAGAAGTGGTCTGTCGGAGCATGCGAAGACTGCTCCTCGCCAATGGTCGTCATGGTATCAACAGGCTTGAAGCCCATTGGTGATTGTGTAAAGGGTTCGGGAGACGTCCCGCAAGAAGAGCTAGGGCCAGTGTTGGAGTGCGACGACGCAGATGGTGAGCTTGTGGCACCATTGGCACTGTAGCCTGCAGAGTCAACACTTGCGCGCGAAGGGTTCGTAGCAGAGCTCGACATGGAAGGACTAAAGACACCGGAGAACTTGGCCAAGTCATCCTTGAACTGAGACTGTGGTGATCTGGAGTCGTTGGAGAGGCCTGATGGGCTTGGGTAGGCCTTTTGGAGTGGGCTTGTGGGCGATGAGCCAGATCTCTGCGGCTTGTTGACGGGAGGTCCGGGGAGCATGCCGAACTTGGGGAACTCGAATTGAAAGTTGACGTCGCCGAGGTTGCTGACTGCTGCGTTGCCAAAGGGAACCTTTTCTCTGGGAAGGGCCTTGCTATTTGTCATCAAGGACACCTTCTGCTTATACTGGTTGAGTTCGGATGTCATGCGCTCAACCTGAGCGCGAAGCAAACCATTCTCGTGGTTCGCGGCCTGGGAAGCCTTTTCCAACTCTTCAACCTTGGTCTCGAGATCCTTGAGATGCTTTTCCTTGCGCTCTCTGAAGGCTCGTTGGGCGGCTCGGTTCTGGGCCTTGCGCTTCTAGAGTGTGTGTTAGTAAACGGATCAGACCTTCAGTATTGGGAGTAAAAACATACCGAGCTGGGCTCAGATGTGAGAGGCTTGCGGCCAGGCTTCTTGGGCACCTTTTCGGTGCTCTCGCGGCGCTTAGGGTCTTTTCCAGGGCTggtctcctcgtcctcatcatcggggTGGCTTCGCTTTTCAGTACCCTCATTCTCTGTAGAGTCGGACTTGGAGGTTGCGGCGCCGGCAGCGGAAGGAATATCTCCAATCATGGAGGGCTGATCATCGGTAGCAAAGGAGAAGTCGAAGCTGGAATCGCCAAAGTCGTAGTCGTAGTTATCAAGGAAGGGGCTCTCCTGATATGCCGTGTTCGTAGCACCCTTGGGCTGAGCGGCCGAGTTGTGAAACGAAGTCGGGGAAAGTGACAGGGCGTTGTTCGCAGGAGTCGCAGAGATCTGCTGCttgttggagttgagagCAGCGAAGAGCAGGTTCTGCTGTTGCGGGGTCAAGAGGAAGTTGGGTGGCAAAGAGCCACCAGTGCCAGCAGAAGCCATCGCGAAGGTCAAAGAAGGTCGACGAGATGCGGCGCAGAGGATGAGAAATGGTCGCGGACCGTGGCAAGAGAAGACAAGGGTAGAAGATGGATATCAATCCAAGCTCTCTGCCGTTCCAGGCTCTCTCGCAAGAGGGGGGCAAAGAGCCTGTGTAGCGGCGTCGTCGGTGTGTTGGCGGCCACTCAGACTAGAGCAGCGAGCGGGGCTTTGTAATGCGAAGCGATACACGGTTCTCGCGCGTATATGACACAATGAGCAGGCAAGAGATTGATAAACGAGGCGGAATAAGGGGATTTTCGGATTGAGATCTCAAGGGACCAGGTTACTATGtaagatggatgatggaatCGTTGCGATGGGTGGCAGCTGGCGTCAGGCGGATGGGGTGGACGAGAGCCAGAGTTTGGCGGGGGCCAGGTTGTAGCTGGTTGGCTGCAGTGCAGGCTCAGCACTGAGAGCGCCCGCCGAGCGTGCAGGGCAGGTGGCAGGTACCTACAGAGGGTGAGGGGTACCTGGCAGTCGCACTGTAGGCGGCCGTAGGTGCAGGTTCAGAGGTGGCGGGCCGCGTGTGTACAAGGAGAGCTGCGGGAGACGCTGCGGCAAGAACGGAACGCCGCGAAAGACTTTTGCTGCCTGAGTCACAAAGATTTCTTCTAGTCGCTTCTGCCGTAAGCCCTGTAAACGGGGATCAGGAAAAAGGGACCGTCGAGTGGGGGGAGACAAAGGAAGAGGTCAGAGTGAGGAGGCTGGATGGTGGCATTGGGATGGATGACAGTGCGGATCGAGTCGCCAGGTGCATTTGTCAGCCGGCGCGACCGGTCACCGGCCCCATCCATGGACCATAGACGCATCAAACCATCGAGACTTACAACAAGACGAAACAAAAAGCCACCCAGGCCATGCCAAAACGAGGCTCGAGCACGCTCTTTTTCTGCTCCATCTGACTCACGTTTGAGATCAAACAGACCGTCATTTCCGTCCACACCGGCCTGTTCTCTTCGTCCATTGGCCTGTCCCCCACCGGGCACCCGGCATGCCTGGCTGATCTGCCTCCGCCGCTATTAATTGACATGCCCGCGCCCTTCGCCATCATGCACAGGTTCCCCGAAtctccccttctcctcttgtGGCCTCGTCCGGTCCTCGCATTTATGAACGGCCATGTGCACAACCCATTGTTGCAGTTGCAGCTCGTCGGGTTCTTGTTGTCATGCCGCCGAGACAAGCCGTGACCACGACTCCCAACTCACGCATGCGTATACAATCAATTCGACTCTCAGCTCCGACTGATACCACAGCTTGACCCTTCCCAGATCCGGCCCAACTACCAGGCTGCTAACCTTTTTCTAACCGCAAAAGTCGCACCGTGCACCACCGTCATGCCCCAGCACCGCCTCCGGCCTCACTCCCTTATCGCCGAAGCGCCTCCCGAGCAGTCATCTCATTCCCCCCGCCCCCGGCTTTACTCAAGATTCGGACTTTGTTCCTCCGTGCATTCGCCTTTTTTTGCCGACCAATCATGCCGACTTGCCTGATGGGACAATCCTCGCCTCAGGTCATCGAACTCCCCGAACGAATGCCCTCGAATTTCGATGCCCCGGATTTGTTCTTGCACCTCAAATTTCGTGACGTAGCCCGGAAATCCAACCTCTCGCACTCTTGGCTTGATCGGAGAATTCAACCACGTCCAACTACCGAATCTCTAAACTTGACGAATCACAGCGAACCCGCGGGGTTTAACAAATGTGGCTAGGGCCTTATTATGCATGTTTTGGAATCATCCTTGTTGGCGGTTCGACTTCACGTGTCGTCTGTCTCAAGGCGGACGACTCCCTCGGTTCATGCCGAGAGGTGGGAGATGCCTGCTCTTGTTTTTGTTCAGTCTCTTGATCTGTTGAATGTGTTGCGTGATCTCCTTTTCATGTCGAACCTCATTAGACTCCATGCATAGTAGATGTTTAGCTATCTATGTGATCATGATGCTACTCGGGTGACAAGCATACACATTTTATTGCCTCCAGCCACAGGGCATTGAGGCAACGAATAATTGACATTGCTACCAATGAGGCCAAGTCTTTATATCCTCAACGATTTGCAGGTACAAGTCTAGGAGTAATCATCAACGAGGGTAGCGATTATCTCCAAGTTGTCTGGCCATACATAGCAGAAGGCGGCTGCTGTTTGGCTGTTTACAATTGGCATCGCAACCTTCTTGCTCCTCATGTTGGTTAGGCGTTTTTCTCCAACATTCCAATCAAACATCGCCAGTTATCAAGACATTCACAAGTCACCATTGCAATGAGCGCGTCGTTTATTACAGTTGTTTATTGGCTTCTAGTCGTTAAGCCTATCAATTCCCAATGCTCCCTGCTTGCAACGCCGTTCCGATTCATGCCATCATTAAGCGTGATTTATTCCTTGGCGATCTGCTTGTGGACCTCGGCCTTGTTGTCGTGGGTGGTCTCGTCGACCTTGTCGGAAAGGGCATCCTTGGCGGCAGAGGCACTGAGTAAAACTGTTAGCATTCTGATTTTGAAGCCCTGGCCAGGAGTATGCGGAAGCTGCTTACCGAGTGCCGAGGGGAGCGTTAGAGTCCTTGGCGACCTCCTTGTTGGCCTCCTTGCTGACACCGGAGGTGGCACCCTGGACGCTCTCGGCGACGTAGTTGAAAGCCTGCTTAGCGGTCTCCATTGTGAAGTTGTTGGTTGTTTTGGGGGTTGAGGTGGTGGTTTGGTTGTTTGGTTTGAAGGTTGAGATGATTGTTTGAGTTGTTGTGTGATGATGAGACAGAAAGGAGATCTAGAGGTGGGAGGACCTGGGGTTTAAGTAGCAAATTTGCAAAGACGAGAGGCCTTAGGTTAGTCTCACGATGCAAGCAGGTGGATTACTTGTTGGAATTGTTGAGGTTTCTCATGTCTGTGTACCAGTCGTTATGCCGATTCACCAAATTACCGCCATGGACCTATCAAGAAACACTTGGGATCGAACTTCAGCAAACCGATCGATGATGTGACGTCAGTGAGTCCCCCACCACAGCTGATTGCAGAATCCAACACTCGCCCACTACGTCATTAGACCCCGCGGTGGCTTCTTCCAAAGGGCATGTTTTGATCCTGGCCAAGGATGCTTTCGGGCGCCTCTGGGGCCACCCTTTCTTGCGCCCGGGGTGATGAACACCTCGTGCCAGGGACGGTTTCGTTAAGGCATTCGCGAAGCTGATTGGGTGCTGCCAAGTCTCCGAGCACGGGAAGACTGAGGATCACTGCAGGACATTTGCGGCTCCAAGCTTAGGTCCTCCCCGAGCGGATCCACTAGCTCAGGGCCGCAGCTCTGATTGGCCCTAGGTGGACGTCTTGATGCACAATGACAACACGACTCTGGGCATGGCTTGTTGTGAGAAAACCCGGACCATCAGCCATGCGACGAGGTCCAGTCACTTGGAACCAATCCCAGACGTCGAGCTACACTTTGACTCGCGTCTGGCTAGTTCTAGCCCCTCGTTCAGATCGCGATCGAGGTCAGATGACTTTGAAGGACGAAAAGCCCTCCCGTAAGGAGCCGACGATCGAGACTTTGACGTCAGCATCGATAAACAGGGAAATCAACTATGATTGTTTTTGGACATTTCTCGATTACATCTACATCATCGGACTAGATGGCTTCAGGCATGTGAAAGGCCTCAGGCCATGTTCCTGATCAAGGGTCCCCTCTTGTTCGCAGTTCCTGAAGGgtatcaacaccatcagctcGAAGGGTCGTCAATGAGGTCCAATCATCAAGTTCAATTCTTCAGGTGTGCCTCTCCGTACAGTTGACTTGTTCATCGATGTGGTCTGTTTGTTTTCACGCAATCAAACCATCACTTTGAGACTCTTGCGGATTCGGAGGGCAGGATGAGTGTCGAATGCCTTATGCTACGCACTAAGCTCCCCCTCGTTTCTCATACA
The window above is part of the Fusarium falciforme chromosome 3, complete sequence genome. Proteins encoded here:
- a CDS encoding BZIP domain-containing protein produces the protein MASAGTGGSLPPNFLLTPQQQNLLFAALNSNKQQISATPANNALSLSPTSFHNSAAQPKGATNTAYQESPFLDNYDYDFGDSSFDFSFATDDQPSMIGDIPSAAGAATSKSDSTENEGTEKRSHPDDEDEETSPGKDPKRRESTEKVPKKPGRKPLTSEPSSKRKAQNRAAQRAFRERKEKHLKDLETKVEELEKASQAANHENGLLRAQVERMTSELNQYKQKVSLMTNSKALPREKVPFGNAAVSNLGDVNFQFEFPKFGMLPGPPVNKPQRSGSSPTSPLQKAYPSPSGLSNDSRSPQSQFKDDLAKFSGVFSPSMSSSATNPSRASVDSAGYSANGATSSPSASSHSNTGPSSSCGTSPEPFTQSPMGFKPVDTMTTIGEEQSSHAPTDHFSNVDLSSTNFDWLAQQNGGQFDPQLFGDYREPQDNVLSNPSFDDFFNDALDTDFFVPYNMAPTSPASKLNAQPKKAPNLIDQIDAQQNSIDDEPLKKQNMNCNQLWEKLQACPKAQNGEFDLDGLCSELTKKAKCSGTGPVVAETDFDTILKKYMGKDVSSSCVAHTLGVEIEADKAKADKHLGLSA